One genomic region from Campylobacter sp. RM5004 encodes:
- a CDS encoding F0F1 ATP synthase subunit B': MFDDLDLKMMLLTATLFIILFWILDSILYKPLLTFMKNRDDGIREDEAKIQQNNTDASNNETLIAKIYADARAKAQAIKSEQVAIAKEKASKAIEEKKVSFDLEYQKFLSELEVKKTQFKNELRADLTQYENALKTSIEKI, from the coding sequence ATGTTTGATGACTTAGATCTTAAAATGATGTTATTAACAGCTACTTTGTTTATAATATTGTTTTGGATTTTAGATTCAATCTTATATAAACCATTACTCACTTTTATGAAAAATAGAGATGATGGAATAAGAGAAGATGAAGCAAAAATCCAGCAAAATAACACAGATGCTAGTAATAATGAAACATTAATTGCTAAGATTTATGCTGATGCAAGAGCTAAAGCTCAAGCCATCAAAAGCGAGCAGGTTGCTATAGCTAAAGAAAAAGCTTCTAAAGCTATAGAAGAAAAAAAGGTTAGTTTTGATTTAGAATATCAAAAATTTTTAAGCGAACTTGAAGTTAAAAAAACTCAATTTAAAAATGAATTAAGAGCTGATTTAACTCAATATGAAAATGCTTTAAAAACTAGCATTGAGAAAATTTAA
- a CDS encoding F0F1 ATP synthase subunit B, whose translation MNRLIFILLPTFLLASESDIFPRTINFIIFVVIMYFLLAKHVKKIYNDRIDNIKNRLVSIEKSLDEAKKNKEDAIKRIEIANNEADKLIVLAKEQAVKLSENILKDAENEIENMKKSYEEQKIFEEKKAKAEVVNELLDELLNSNINLKQNDLLDIVSRKVS comes from the coding sequence ATGAATAGATTGATTTTTATTTTATTACCAACTTTTTTATTAGCTAGTGAGAGTGATATTTTTCCTAGAACAATAAACTTTATAATATTTGTAGTAATTATGTATTTTTTACTTGCAAAACATGTAAAAAAAATATATAACGATAGAATTGACAACATTAAAAATAGACTAGTTAGTATAGAAAAAAGTTTAGATGAAGCTAAGAAAAATAAAGAAGATGCTATTAAAAGAATTGAAATAGCAAATAATGAAGCAGATAAATTAATAGTATTAGCTAAAGAGCAAGCTGTTAAATTAAGTGAAAATATTTTAAAAGATGCAGAAAATGAGATTGAAAATATGAAAAAATCTTATGAAGAGCAAAAAATATTTGAAGAGAAAAAAGCTAAAGCTGAAGTTGTAAATGAGCTTTTAGATGAGCTTTTAAACTCTAATATTAATTTAAAACAAAATGATTTATTAGATATTGTTTCAAGGAAAGTTAGCTAA